ACGTTCTCGTCGACGTTGCCCGGCGCCAGGCACCACCGCAGGCCCGCGGCATCGAGCCTGGCCGGCAGCGTGAACGCTTCGTCGTAGTCGCTGTCGTTGCGACGCGGGAAGGTGTGCACGCCCTCGGCGATGACCGCCACGTCGTGCTTCTTGAGCAACTCGGCCAGCAGCGGCGCATCGCGACCACCCTGGATGATGACCTTCAGCCCGCGTCCGGCCGCCCACGAGACCGCCGACTGGATCCGCTCGACGCTATCGGCGTTGATGATCAGCGGCTTCTGGTCCTCGGCGCCGGGCAAGACGGCCTGCATCGCCTCGAGCCTCAGATCCACGGGCGTGGCCGGGTCGGCAGCCCGCGCGTCGCGGTAAGCCTCGGCCGTGTCGAACAACTCGTCGACGCGGAGGATTCGCTCGCGGATGTCGTCCTGGGAGAGATTTCGACCGCCGCCGAAGGGGCTGTGTCGATCGCGCACGCTTGGCCAGTTGAGGATGATGCCCGCGTTGGCGTTGGCGGTCATGTCCTCCCACGTCCAGCCGTCGAGCTTGATCACGCCCGCCTGCCCGCTCACCAGCCCGCCGGTGGGAAAAGTACCCGCCAGCAGGATGCCGTTGCTACGCGCGACGGGCAAGAGGGTCGAATCGGGATTGACCGCGACAACGGCACGAACCTCGGGCTTCACGCTGCCGGTCTCGTTGTAGTCTCGCATGGCGCGGACCGAGCCGATCTCGGTCAGCCCCAGCCGCGTGACGGCGGCAATCATGCCGGGGTACACGTGCTTGCCCGTGCCGTCGATGATCCGAGTCGTCGCGATGAACATGCGCTCGCCCGAACCCACGCCGGTGATCTTGCCGTCCTGGAACATCACCCAGCCGTCCTCGATCGGCGCCTCACCCTCGACCATCGTGTGAATGGTCGCACCCGTGATGGCGATGGGGTGGTCGGGCACCTCGCCGCGGGGCGTGAGGTCCTGGGCCAAGCCGGCGGCCGCCAGCGCGAGGGTCGTCAGTGTTGCGATAGCCGTGCGCATTAGCGGGCCTCCCGTTCCATCATCTCGAGGTACTCGGTGGGAATCACCCCGCACGCGCCGCACATGCTCGCGCCCGCGCCGGCGTGCCCGTTCTGGCCGTAGAACCAGGCGTAGATGCCCGGCCGGCCCGGCTCGTCTTCCTGCCGCTGGGGCTCGTCTTCCTTGGGATCCAGGCCCTCGACATCGTCATCGCCGTCGGCCTGCTTCTTCTTCAGCCTGGCCTGCTCGCGCATCAGCTTCTGGATCAGCCGCTCGCGCTCGCTGGCAATGCGCTCGCGGTGGGCCTTGTCCTTCTCGATGCTGAAGTACTCGCGCCCATCGACGAAGACACGCTCGGCCCGGCTCATGGTCGAGAGCGGATCGCCGCTCCAGATCACCAGGTCGGCATCCTTGCCCTTCTCCAGCGAACCGACGCGGTCGTCGATGGCCAACTGGATGGCCGGATTGATCGTGACGAACTTGATGGCTTCCTCGGGCGACAGCCCGCCATACTTGACGGCCTTGGCCGCCTCGACGTTCATGCGCCGCGCCAGTTCGTCGCTGTCGCTGTTGAAGCTGACGTTCACGCCCGCCTCGTGCAGGATCGGCCCCGCGTACGGAATGGCGTCCTGCACCTCGACCTTGTACGCCCACCAATCAGTAAAGATGCTCGCGCCGATGGCGTGCTCCTTCACAGCCTCGGCCACCTTGTAGCACTCCAGCCCGTGCTGGAACGTGCCGATCTTGAAGCCGAACTCCTCGGCCACGCGGCAGAGCATCAGGATCTCGTCCTGCCGGTAGCTGTGGCAGTGGATCAATCGCTCACCCTTCAGGATCTCGGCCAGCGCTTCCAGCTCGGTGTCGGTGCGGCCGCTGGCGGTCTTCATGCCGTTGTCGGCATACTCCTTCGCCGCCACGAACCGATCGCGGATGAGCGTCTCGACGCCCATGCGCGTCTGCGGGTAGCGGCTGTTGAAGTCGCTGCCCCAGTTGCTCTGCTTGACGTTTTCGCCAAGGGCGAACTTGATGCCCGGCTTGGCGCCTTCGAAGTGCATGTCGGTCGGGTGCACCGCGCCCCAGCGGACCTTTTGGATGACGTTCTGCCCGCCAATGGGATTGGCCGAGCCGTGCAACGTGTTCACGGTCGTCACCCCGCCGGCAAGCTGGCGGTACCAGTTCACCGGGTTCGGGTCGGTCGTGTCGCCCATGCGGACCTCGGCGGTCACCGCCTGGCCGCTCTCGTTCGTGCCGGCGCTCCACGTGCCGGTGTGGCTGTGGGCGTCGATGAGCCCGGGCGTGACGTGCTTGCCCTTGGCGTCGATCACCGTGGGGTTGCCACGCCTGGGCGCCAGGCCCTGGCCGACCGCCAGGATCTCGCCGCCTTCGATGGCGATCCACCCGTTCTCGATGATGCCGCGGTCGCTGGCAGTCCAGATCGTGGCGTTGGTAATGAGCACCGCGCCTTGTTCGGGAATCTCGGCCACCGAATACGCGCCAAACGGATAGCCGCCCAGGTCCTCGGGCGGCCACTCGGTTTCGTCGGCCTCGTCCTTCTTCGCTTCTTCCTCGCCGTTCTCGGCTTGGTCATCGGTCGCCAGGCGCGAACCAGAAAATTCGAACGGCCGGCCGTCGGGCCGGGCGCCTGCGCCCATGATCTCGTCGCCGCTGACCGTGCCCGTCAGCGTGAACACGCCCTCCATGCCGAAGGGTTCGTGATCGAACAGTACCGTCAGCGTGTCGACCGACCGCTCCAGCACGGCCTTGGTGCTGGGCTTGTCCTCGCCCTCGGCCACCTCGGCTCCCGGGTCGGTGATGGTGCCCTTGCCCTTGTCGTCGATGGTCAGGTCAAGCCGGAACCGGCCGGCGAGCGTCAGTTCCCACGTGCCTTCCAGCGTGTCGGCCTCGGGCAGGCTGATCTGGTGACGCCGCCCCTCGACCCACAGGTCCAAAATCTTCGAATCCTGCTCGAAGATCGGCCCGGTCGAGACGATGACGTTGGCCAGCTTCTCGGGCTCGATCGTGCCAACCTCGTCGGCAATGCCGAGCAGATCGGCAGGACGCGTGGTGATGGCGGCCAGCGCGTCTTGCTCGCTCAGCCCCATCTCGATGGCCTGGCGAAGCAGCTTGTGGAAGCCGTTGCGGCCGCCGATGCCGCCAGGAATCTTGCTGCTGGTCAGCACGATGTCGAAGCCCGCTTCCTGCAACCGACGCGGATTGGTGGGCGCCTGCTCCCACTCCATCAGCGTGTTGAGGTCGATCGCCTCGGTGTCGGCAATCGCTTTCACGGTGGGCGCCTTGGGGAACCGCAAGGGCACGACGAGCGTCAAGTCGCCTTCTTCGGCTTCATGCTTCAACGCATCGAGCCGCTGGTACTCGGTGCCGCTACCGATGATGACGGCCGGTCGGTCGAACTCTCGCGCCATCGAAATCCCGCGCAGCGCTTCGAGCTCGCCGGGCACGTCAAACCAGAGCGCCACGCCGGCATCCTCCAAGGGTGTCAGCGCGTTGGCGGGCGCATCGTCCTGTTCGGCCTGCCAACGCGCGTCCAGCAGCGTCTGCCGGACGAGCGCAATCGAGCCCATCTGGCTCGTTGGGTACGCTCGGCTGCCCCAGCCGCTGCTCTCGAAGGCCAGCACCTGACCGATGTTCTCGCGGAGCACGCTGGGCCGGTATCCGCTCGCGTCGCCCTGCGGCTCTGCCAGCGAGACTGCCGAGTTCGAGCCGCGGAAGATGCCGCGCTGCGGAGCAATGCCCACGGCGCCGAATCCCAGCTTCCGCAAGCTCTCCCGAGAGCCCGAGTCGATCCAGGGCGCATCGAGTGCCGATCGCTGGGGCGTCACCAACGAACTCCAGTGCACGCCCGGCGTGCCCGGTTCGCCCGGCGACGGAACGTCGACCTCGTAGTAGGCCTCGACGAATGCCGGATACAGGTGCAATCCCTCGGCATCCACGATCGCAAAGCCCGCGGGTGGCGCTCCGCCGTCCCGATCGACCAGCGTGATCCGCCCGTTCTCGATGTACACCGTGCCCTTGAAGGGCGCCTCGTCCGGCCGGGCATGCACTGTGCCGCCAACCAGCGCAAATCGGCCAGGCTCAGCATGCCGCGGACCGTTGGGCCGGTCGGCAAGGGGTGAGTCACTCGTGGTTTGCTGGGTCGGCTGTGCCAAGGCCGCTGCGCCGGTGGCAAGCGCCACGCCCGCGGCGACCAGGCGATGAAAGGCAAGTCGCAGGGTTCTGTTCATGCGGCCAGCATAGCAAGACCACGCACGTCCGGTGTTCCACGATTTCCCGTATACCCGTCGCTAACCCGCGACGCCCGGATCCGCCGGAAGCTCCCGGGCAAACCGCCGCTCGGCCTTGCGCGCCTGGCGAACCCCGCAGGTCTCGCTCACCCTGAGCGTGAGCAGCAGGCCGCCGGCAAAGAAGCCGGCCAGCAGCAGCAGCGACCATGCATCGCCCAGGAATCGTGCGACCAGCCCGAAGCTGAC
The sequence above is a segment of the Phycisphaerales bacterium genome. Coding sequences within it:
- a CDS encoding amidohydrolase family protein produces the protein MRTAIATLTTLALAAAGLAQDLTPRGEVPDHPIAITGATIHTMVEGEAPIEDGWVMFQDGKITGVGSGERMFIATTRIIDGTGKHVYPGMIAAVTRLGLTEIGSVRAMRDYNETGSVKPEVRAVVAVNPDSTLLPVARSNGILLAGTFPTGGLVSGQAGVIKLDGWTWEDMTANANAGIILNWPSVRDRHSPFGGGRNLSQDDIRERILRVDELFDTAEAYRDARAADPATPVDLRLEAMQAVLPGAEDQKPLIINADSVERIQSAVSWAAGRGLKVIIQGGRDAPLLAELLKKHDVAVIAEGVHTFPRRNDSDYDEAFTLPARLDAAGLRWCLAPGNVDENVRNLPYEAAMAVAYGRDLGFDEADAMASITCDAAEILGIGEDYGTIEVGKSATLLLTDGTPLEMTTTIEAAFIDGAPVDLGNKQTVLRDRYREKYRREGIIDGDDN
- a CDS encoding amidohydrolase family protein, coding for MNRTLRLAFHRLVAAGVALATGAAALAQPTQQTTSDSPLADRPNGPRHAEPGRFALVGGTVHARPDEAPFKGTVYIENGRITLVDRDGGAPPAGFAIVDAEGLHLYPAFVEAYYEVDVPSPGEPGTPGVHWSSLVTPQRSALDAPWIDSGSRESLRKLGFGAVGIAPQRGIFRGSNSAVSLAEPQGDASGYRPSVLRENIGQVLAFESSGWGSRAYPTSQMGSIALVRQTLLDARWQAEQDDAPANALTPLEDAGVALWFDVPGELEALRGISMAREFDRPAVIIGSGTEYQRLDALKHEAEEGDLTLVVPLRFPKAPTVKAIADTEAIDLNTLMEWEQAPTNPRRLQEAGFDIVLTSSKIPGGIGGRNGFHKLLRQAIEMGLSEQDALAAITTRPADLLGIADEVGTIEPEKLANVIVSTGPIFEQDSKILDLWVEGRRHQISLPEADTLEGTWELTLAGRFRLDLTIDDKGKGTITDPGAEVAEGEDKPSTKAVLERSVDTLTVLFDHEPFGMEGVFTLTGTVSGDEIMGAGARPDGRPFEFSGSRLATDDQAENGEEEAKKDEADETEWPPEDLGGYPFGAYSVAEIPEQGAVLITNATIWTASDRGIIENGWIAIEGGEILAVGQGLAPRRGNPTVIDAKGKHVTPGLIDAHSHTGTWSAGTNESGQAVTAEVRMGDTTDPNPVNWYRQLAGGVTTVNTLHGSANPIGGQNVIQKVRWGAVHPTDMHFEGAKPGIKFALGENVKQSNWGSDFNSRYPQTRMGVETLIRDRFVAAKEYADNGMKTASGRTDTELEALAEILKGERLIHCHSYRQDEILMLCRVAEEFGFKIGTFQHGLECYKVAEAVKEHAIGASIFTDWWAYKVEVQDAIPYAGPILHEAGVNVSFNSDSDELARRMNVEAAKAVKYGGLSPEEAIKFVTINPAIQLAIDDRVGSLEKGKDADLVIWSGDPLSTMSRAERVFVDGREYFSIEKDKAHRERIASERERLIQKLMREQARLKKKQADGDDDVEGLDPKEDEPQRQEDEPGRPGIYAWFYGQNGHAGAGASMCGACGVIPTEYLEMMEREAR